One window from the genome of Leptospira broomii serovar Hurstbridge str. 5399 encodes:
- a CDS encoding extracellular solute-binding protein, with protein sequence MKRETNWVQKIRNSIILLIIGFLIGLTFSCGEKEDSDNGTVVKDISWQGAYSSIPEALRKNNPIASNDAKKGGTLRIYSHQFPKSLNYYLEQFSTTAEIFQTMFEPLLEYHPITLEPIPHLASSWKISADKKKFTFAIDRNAKWSDGKPVTAKDVLFTYETLMNKENNTAVFRIGLARFEKPIVLSEYEVEFTQKEIHWSNFETVAHSLFILPEHHFKEKDFNKENFEFPVVSGPYELLSAKKGRYIRLRRRGDYWMRAYPFYKGSDNFDVLLFKVYTEEAVAFQAFKKGDIDIYPVYKAYTWVKEATGEPFDKNYIVKQKVYNDKPIGFQGWVFNMRRPPFDDVRVRKAIAHLVDRKLLVEKLAFNEYDLTDAYYTGVWPGNSTPNPPIDYDPAKARKLLSEAGWKPNAKGILEKGGKEFKFAILDRDKGTEKYFTVFIERAKELGIQASIDLTDLAEWSSRVDKYDFDMTWAAWGGGLFPDPEPMWFSKYADETGQNNLAGFKSSEVDKLIQEQKTEFNVQKRTDLLRKIDKALTKEVPYVLLWNTKSTRLLYWNRFGFPINPLGRFNGESGANHLWWLDENKSDLLNSNKKSKSAMPTYSPVLKYSPQL encoded by the coding sequence TTGAAACGGGAAACGAATTGGGTACAAAAAATTCGGAATTCGATCATACTCCTGATTATAGGCTTTTTGATCGGACTGACTTTTTCCTGCGGAGAGAAAGAAGACTCCGATAACGGAACCGTTGTTAAGGATATTTCTTGGCAAGGGGCATATTCATCAATACCGGAAGCATTAAGAAAAAATAATCCTATTGCTTCCAACGACGCTAAGAAAGGCGGAACGCTCCGAATTTACAGCCATCAATTCCCGAAATCTTTAAATTATTATCTAGAGCAATTCTCCACAACTGCGGAAATATTTCAAACGATGTTCGAGCCTTTGTTGGAGTACCATCCGATAACGCTGGAACCGATTCCTCACTTGGCAAGTTCCTGGAAAATCTCCGCAGATAAGAAAAAATTCACGTTTGCGATCGATAGGAACGCGAAATGGTCCGACGGTAAACCGGTTACTGCAAAAGACGTTCTCTTTACTTATGAAACCTTAATGAACAAAGAGAACAATACGGCAGTGTTCCGGATCGGATTAGCTCGATTCGAAAAACCGATAGTATTAAGCGAATATGAAGTCGAATTTACGCAAAAAGAAATTCATTGGTCGAATTTCGAAACGGTCGCGCATTCCCTATTTATTCTTCCTGAACATCACTTTAAGGAAAAAGATTTTAATAAGGAAAACTTCGAATTCCCCGTAGTTTCCGGACCGTACGAACTTTTATCGGCTAAAAAAGGAAGATATATCCGCTTACGTAGACGCGGAGACTATTGGATGCGCGCTTATCCCTTTTATAAGGGAAGCGATAACTTCGACGTTCTTTTATTTAAAGTTTATACCGAGGAAGCGGTCGCGTTTCAAGCCTTTAAAAAAGGCGACATCGACATATATCCGGTTTATAAGGCATATACTTGGGTGAAGGAGGCGACGGGCGAACCATTCGATAAAAATTATATCGTTAAGCAAAAAGTTTATAACGATAAGCCGATAGGTTTTCAAGGCTGGGTGTTTAATATGAGGCGTCCGCCGTTCGACGATGTCCGCGTTCGGAAGGCGATCGCACATTTGGTGGATAGGAAACTTCTAGTTGAGAAACTAGCGTTTAACGAATACGACTTAACGGACGCGTATTACACGGGAGTATGGCCCGGAAATTCCACGCCCAACCCTCCGATCGATTATGATCCGGCAAAGGCACGAAAACTTTTATCGGAAGCCGGTTGGAAGCCCAATGCAAAGGGGATTCTGGAAAAGGGGGGCAAAGAATTTAAATTCGCAATTTTAGATAGAGATAAAGGAACCGAAAAATATTTTACGGTTTTTATTGAACGCGCAAAGGAACTCGGGATCCAAGCTAGTATCGATCTCACCGATTTAGCAGAGTGGAGTTCGCGCGTCGATAAATACGATTTTGATATGACCTGGGCCGCATGGGGTGGGGGATTATTTCCCGATCCGGAACCTATGTGGTTTTCAAAATACGCGGATGAAACCGGCCAGAATAATTTGGCCGGTTTTAAAAGTTCCGAAGTCGATAAGTTAATCCAAGAACAAAAGACCGAGTTCAACGTACAAAAACGTACGGATCTACTTCGTAAAATCGATAAGGCTTTAACAAAAGAGGTTCCATATGTCCTACTTTGGAACACAAAATCCACTCGACTATTGTATTGGAATCGATTCGGATTCCCTATCAATCCTTTAGGAAGGTTTAACGGAGAGAGCGGTGCTAATCATCTTTGGTGGTTGGACGAGAATAAATCGGACTTATTAAACTCTAATAAAAAGTCTAAAAGCGCTATGCCGACCTATTCTCCCGTGCTCAAGTATTCTCCGCAACTTTAG
- a CDS encoding RelA/SpoT family protein, with amino-acid sequence MGFVKAPATKEMLLEGVRDRLGPESLELVEKAYKISEDAHQGQFRLSGEPYIVHPLQVGYILYELGLDEKVISAGILHDVIEDTKYTRENMVSDFGTEITQLVEGVTKISEIKSQSRETEAAENIRKIIIATIQDIRVILIKLADKTHNMRTLSFQPPEKQRRIANETLSLYAPIAGRLGIYKVKSELEDLAFQVIYPEEYQDIKKRINVKKSEREEYIDKLQIILKQRLAEININAQVDGRAKHFFSIYRKMKTKEKTFDEIFDLRAIRIITDEIKDCYGVLGIVHTLWTPVPGRFKDYIATPKTNMYQSLHTTVIGPDGKPLEVQIRTAEMNAIAEFGIAAHWVYKEGKTHANERHLTVKWLEVLQSWQDSALDPKEFLEELKYDLHEDEVFVFTPKGEIIQLPKGATVLDFAFRIHTDVGLHCKGAKINNRMIPLRTELRSGDQVEVVVDKRSKPSPIWLRIVRTTSARQKLRAYFRKLREESRKDLEHGAESAAELTLNAEVLEELKRKPSHDKNQKQGHSGEGRVLVAGLRDIPVRLSGCCSPLPGDQIIGFVTRGRGVSVHKKNCSVALKQREEEQLRIISVDWDYGQTEPVPVRVEVKARDRQGIYLEMVKSISGTQTNILEAGASTVQKDTLMARFMIEVEHLDQLKEILGNLKRIPDVVFAHRVK; translated from the coding sequence ATGGGATTTGTGAAAGCTCCCGCAACCAAAGAAATGCTTTTAGAAGGAGTCCGAGATCGTCTCGGACCGGAGTCTCTGGAACTCGTGGAAAAAGCATATAAGATTTCCGAAGATGCACACCAGGGGCAGTTTCGTCTATCCGGAGAGCCTTATATCGTGCATCCGTTGCAGGTAGGCTATATTCTTTACGAGCTGGGATTGGACGAAAAAGTAATTTCCGCCGGAATTCTTCACGATGTTATAGAAGATACGAAATATACCCGGGAAAATATGGTCTCGGACTTTGGCACCGAAATCACCCAACTTGTGGAAGGCGTCACGAAAATTTCGGAGATCAAGAGCCAATCTCGAGAAACGGAGGCTGCCGAAAATATCCGTAAAATCATCATCGCTACGATTCAAGATATTCGAGTCATACTGATCAAGCTTGCGGACAAAACGCATAATATGAGGACTCTTTCCTTTCAGCCGCCCGAAAAACAACGCAGGATTGCTAACGAAACTCTTTCACTTTACGCGCCTATCGCGGGAAGATTAGGTATTTATAAAGTTAAGTCGGAGCTGGAAGACCTCGCTTTTCAGGTCATTTATCCGGAAGAATACCAGGATATAAAAAAAAGAATCAATGTAAAGAAATCCGAGCGAGAAGAGTATATTGATAAACTTCAAATTATTCTAAAGCAACGTTTGGCGGAAATAAATATCAACGCGCAAGTCGACGGAAGAGCGAAACATTTCTTCTCCATTTATAGAAAAATGAAAACGAAGGAGAAAACCTTCGACGAAATCTTCGATTTGAGAGCGATTCGGATAATTACGGACGAAATCAAGGATTGCTATGGAGTTTTAGGAATTGTGCATACTCTTTGGACTCCTGTTCCGGGAAGGTTCAAAGACTACATAGCGACTCCTAAGACGAATATGTATCAATCCTTGCATACGACCGTGATCGGTCCCGACGGGAAACCTCTCGAGGTTCAAATTCGAACTGCGGAGATGAACGCAATCGCCGAATTCGGAATCGCGGCACATTGGGTGTACAAAGAAGGTAAGACCCATGCTAACGAACGGCATCTAACCGTAAAATGGTTGGAGGTCCTTCAATCCTGGCAGGATTCTGCATTGGATCCGAAAGAATTCCTGGAAGAGTTAAAATATGATCTTCATGAAGACGAAGTGTTCGTTTTTACTCCGAAGGGCGAGATCATTCAGCTTCCGAAGGGCGCGACTGTGCTCGACTTTGCATTTAGAATTCATACTGACGTTGGTCTCCATTGTAAGGGAGCTAAAATAAATAATAGAATGATTCCCTTACGAACGGAGTTACGTAGCGGGGACCAAGTGGAGGTTGTAGTTGATAAACGATCAAAACCTTCGCCGATTTGGCTTAGAATCGTTAGAACTACTTCCGCTCGACAAAAACTTCGAGCCTACTTCCGGAAGCTTCGCGAGGAGAGTCGCAAAGATCTGGAACATGGGGCCGAATCTGCCGCAGAACTTACCCTCAATGCGGAGGTCCTGGAAGAGCTGAAGAGAAAGCCTTCGCACGATAAGAATCAAAAGCAAGGCCATTCAGGCGAAGGCCGGGTCCTCGTCGCAGGATTAAGGGATATTCCCGTGCGCCTTTCCGGCTGCTGTTCTCCTTTGCCGGGGGACCAAATTATCGGATTTGTTACGAGAGGGCGCGGGGTTTCCGTTCACAAGAAAAATTGCAGCGTGGCATTGAAACAGAGGGAAGAAGAGCAACTTCGAATCATATCCGTCGATTGGGATTATGGACAAACCGAACCGGTTCCTGTAAGAGTCGAAGTTAAGGCCAGGGATCGTCAAGGAATCTACTTAGAAATGGTTAAAAGCATTTCGGGAACCCAGACGAATATTTTGGAAGCGGGAGCTTCCACCGTTCAGAAAGACACTCTAATGGCGCGATTCATGATCGAAGTAGAGCATCTGGATCAGCTAAAGGAAATTCTTGGAAATCTTAAGCGGATACCGGACGTAGTGTTCGCTCATCGAGTAAAATAA
- the nadC gene encoding carboxylating nicotinate-nucleotide diphosphorylase, translating into MKRAYTKPISEVVSEDYFPLAKMAWEEDCPDEDITSVSLFQPEQKAFANLNAREDGILCGSGVIEALNRLSGESLESIFFFKDGDRFRKGDKIAELNGSLILLLRVERILLNFLQYLSGISTETRKVVDRYGSNGLMILDTRKTLPGYRKLAKYAVYCGGGSNHRLDLSEMAMIKDNHLALFEHASIPVKRIRDRYPGRLVELEIDSLSQLEDALQASPDVLMLDNFSLEDTKKALETIKKTNPSIRIECSGRITPEKLEALSKFSGVGVSMGYLTHTTRFLDLGLDIRTDY; encoded by the coding sequence GTGAAAAGGGCTTACACAAAGCCTATTTCCGAAGTCGTTTCGGAGGATTACTTTCCTTTGGCCAAAATGGCTTGGGAGGAAGACTGTCCTGACGAAGATATAACCTCGGTTTCCCTTTTTCAGCCGGAACAAAAAGCATTCGCTAATTTGAATGCTCGCGAAGATGGAATTCTATGCGGAAGCGGCGTAATCGAAGCTCTCAATCGACTTTCCGGTGAAAGTTTGGAATCCATATTTTTCTTTAAAGACGGAGATCGTTTCCGTAAGGGAGATAAGATCGCCGAACTTAACGGAAGTTTGATATTATTATTGCGAGTGGAACGAATACTACTGAATTTTTTGCAGTATTTATCGGGAATATCCACCGAAACAAGGAAAGTCGTAGATCGCTACGGATCGAACGGCTTGATGATTTTGGATACTAGAAAGACCTTACCGGGATATCGGAAACTTGCTAAATATGCGGTTTACTGCGGAGGAGGATCAAATCATAGACTTGACCTATCCGAAATGGCAATGATTAAGGACAATCATCTCGCATTATTCGAACATGCATCCATTCCTGTAAAAAGAATTCGAGACAGATACCCGGGCAGACTCGTAGAACTAGAAATCGACTCGCTCTCGCAATTGGAAGACGCTTTGCAGGCAAGTCCAGACGTACTTATGTTGGACAATTTCAGTCTGGAAGATACGAAAAAGGCACTCGAAACGATAAAAAAAACGAATCCTTCGATAAGGATAGAATGTTCCGGACGAATCACTCCTGAGAAGTTGGAAGCATTATCGAAATTTTCAGGTGTCGGCGTCAGTATGGGATACTTAACTCACACCACACGATTCCTCGACCTCGGCTTAGATATACGGACGGATTATTGA
- a CDS encoding lipoprotein LipL71 — translation MKSFRATSFRFLLILGILGVLVACGAELPVRELAEAKSAITRAKESGAEKYAPGEYEEARKSLFTAHEKASNEDLGETKKSAVYARAKALDAQEKSFPSLTEESKKQATAAIDEAEEAFASQLAAEPYTNAVELRKEGDTLRDNADRALESYPKESGDDAKLKTRLAAFEQYEQSNKKYLDSKKSAQDAKALALSQKQQLIDSLSDIEKNLDDADRYAGGQDPEVGQTRQRLNATKSKIDEGKIKEGYSEVEDLRKKSNELVAKNIQSYAAKKKEEAKDSIAKAKDKLAGIDQTKVTSSKDIQTSYQRADENLKAADESLVAAEDFFSSEKYEDSISRSEEAIRLSRIVVDQSDDIAERIKSGASVAGRTGTGEEDRNATVDGAEGKTTHTKTKTTGTSGKASASSGELPEGWKRYVVRKRVPADCLWRIASYKQHYGTGRLWKRIYDANKGKIKNPSLIYPKQVLLIPPRKGSTKFDPKKAKKKHSGSDEVEAVTDEKKKSESTTTPKPDAEEEHSEEDHSQNPQPQAEEQHAPGQQQAPAADQHAPAPEHQQAPPEEQAPPEQHNPPEEQSAPPHDEHQPSEGQNTNPSNTEGHTPSSSGEEKKPDTGK, via the coding sequence ATGAAATCCTTTCGAGCTACATCTTTCCGATTCCTACTAATACTAGGGATCCTCGGCGTTTTGGTCGCTTGCGGTGCTGAGCTCCCCGTTAGAGAGCTTGCAGAAGCGAAATCAGCGATCACTCGAGCCAAGGAATCCGGTGCAGAAAAATACGCGCCTGGTGAATACGAGGAGGCTCGCAAGAGCCTTTTTACGGCTCACGAAAAGGCCTCCAACGAGGACTTAGGCGAAACGAAGAAAAGTGCGGTGTATGCCAGAGCAAAAGCTTTGGATGCGCAGGAAAAATCATTTCCATCGTTAACCGAAGAATCCAAAAAACAAGCTACGGCCGCGATCGACGAGGCCGAGGAAGCTTTCGCGTCGCAACTTGCCGCAGAACCGTATACAAATGCGGTAGAACTTCGTAAAGAAGGTGATACTCTTCGCGATAATGCGGATCGGGCCTTAGAATCCTATCCAAAAGAATCCGGAGATGACGCTAAATTAAAGACTCGTTTAGCCGCATTCGAGCAATACGAGCAAAGCAATAAAAAGTATCTGGATTCTAAAAAATCCGCTCAGGATGCAAAAGCTTTAGCCCTCTCTCAAAAGCAGCAACTGATCGATTCTCTATCCGATATCGAAAAGAATCTGGACGATGCAGATCGTTATGCGGGCGGCCAGGATCCCGAAGTGGGACAGACCAGACAACGACTGAACGCAACTAAGTCGAAAATCGACGAAGGCAAAATCAAAGAAGGATATTCCGAAGTAGAAGACCTTCGTAAAAAGTCGAATGAACTCGTAGCAAAGAATATTCAATCCTACGCCGCCAAGAAAAAGGAAGAAGCTAAGGATAGTATCGCTAAGGCAAAAGATAAACTTGCCGGAATCGATCAAACTAAAGTAACTTCTAGCAAAGATATTCAAACCTCTTACCAAAGAGCCGATGAAAATTTAAAGGCCGCCGATGAATCCTTAGTAGCTGCGGAAGATTTCTTTTCTTCGGAAAAATACGAAGATTCGATCAGTCGCTCCGAGGAAGCGATTCGACTTTCTAGAATTGTCGTTGATCAGTCAGATGATATTGCAGAGCGGATTAAATCAGGCGCTTCCGTTGCCGGACGTACCGGAACTGGCGAAGAAGATAGAAATGCGACAGTCGATGGCGCAGAGGGTAAAACGACACATACGAAGACCAAAACGACCGGTACGAGCGGAAAGGCTTCGGCAAGTTCCGGTGAACTTCCGGAAGGATGGAAGAGGTATGTGGTTAGAAAAAGAGTTCCTGCTGACTGCCTCTGGAGAATTGCGTCATACAAACAGCACTATGGTACTGGACGACTCTGGAAAAGAATTTATGATGCAAACAAAGGAAAGATCAAGAATCCAAGCCTGATCTATCCTAAACAAGTGCTTTTGATTCCTCCGAGAAAGGGATCTACGAAATTCGATCCTAAGAAAGCTAAGAAAAAGCATTCAGGTAGTGATGAAGTGGAAGCAGTAACGGATGAAAAGAAAAAGTCCGAGAGCACCACAACACCGAAACCTGATGCAGAAGAAGAGCATTCCGAGGAAGATCATTCTCAAAATCCTCAGCCTCAGGCGGAAGAGCAACATGCTCCAGGGCAGCAACAAGCGCCTGCGGCAGATCAGCATGCTCCCGCTCCGGAGCACCAACAGGCACCGCCCGAAGAACAGGCTCCACCGGAACAGCATAACCCTCCCGAAGAGCAAAGCGCTCCTCCGCATGACGAGCATCAACCTTCAGAAGGGCAAAATACAAATCCATCCAATACGGAAGGACATACCCCATCTTCTAGCGGTGAAGAAAAAAAGCCTGATACAGGAAAATAG
- a CDS encoding STAS domain-containing protein codes for MEITRRESGNIVILDINGEIDLYNAPEIKDVIAKLIEEQKYYTIINLEKVSYIDSSGIGALISSLSNLKKYQGGLKIINVAGSVRKVFELTKLTSFFEIFDNEADAVGAFK; via the coding sequence ATGGAAATCACCAGAAGGGAAAGCGGTAACATCGTAATTCTGGACATTAATGGCGAAATCGATTTGTATAACGCCCCTGAAATAAAAGATGTCATCGCTAAGCTCATCGAAGAGCAGAAATATTATACAATCATCAACTTGGAAAAAGTCTCCTACATCGACTCATCCGGAATTGGCGCATTGATTTCCAGCCTCTCTAACCTAAAGAAATATCAGGGAGGATTAAAAATCATTAACGTCGCGGGGTCTGTGCGAAAGGTATTTGAGCTCACTAAGCTTACGTCCTTCTTTGAGATTTTTGATAATGAAGCTGACGCTGTCGGTGCTTTTAAATAA
- the tgt gene encoding tRNA guanosine(34) transglycosylase Tgt: protein MIFREETRDPQSFARTGTLALNGIEIPTPVFMPVGTRGAIKSLDSDDIDELGFELILGNTYHLYLRPGTEVLQSFGGLKNFISYKKALLTDSGGFQVFSLNSLFKFETDGVAFRSHIDGSSHFFTPEKVVDIQRTIGSDIMMVLDDCPPGEASVARIKESLDRTHRWAETAVRYWEKDKNGQHLFGIVQGGTNVELRLESLSYLNGLPFSGIALGGLSVGEPRPDFIRTLEGIAPHVDRNRPLYLMGVGTVPDILDGVRNGVDMFDCVLPTRNARNGQVFTSKGKINLRNEKWKFSDEPLDSECECRVCKRYSVGYLRHLHHVKELTAFSLSTFHNLSFMKKFMFELRRSIKEGKFDRFSAKWKNLYERPEISR from the coding sequence ATGATCTTTCGGGAAGAAACTCGAGACCCACAATCCTTTGCTCGCACCGGGACTCTCGCCTTAAACGGCATAGAGATCCCGACTCCCGTATTCATGCCCGTGGGAACCAGAGGAGCGATTAAATCTCTGGATTCTGACGATATCGACGAACTAGGATTCGAACTGATCCTCGGAAATACGTACCACTTGTATTTACGGCCGGGGACGGAGGTTCTCCAAAGCTTCGGAGGACTCAAGAATTTCATATCGTATAAGAAAGCCTTATTGACCGATAGCGGGGGCTTTCAAGTTTTTAGTTTAAATTCCCTTTTTAAATTCGAAACGGACGGGGTTGCCTTTCGTTCCCATATAGACGGCAGCTCCCATTTCTTTACTCCCGAGAAGGTCGTGGATATTCAGCGGACGATCGGTTCCGACATTATGATGGTGTTAGACGATTGCCCTCCCGGAGAGGCAAGTGTCGCTCGGATCAAAGAATCCTTGGATCGGACACATCGTTGGGCGGAAACGGCAGTGCGTTACTGGGAAAAGGATAAAAACGGACAACATTTGTTCGGAATTGTCCAAGGTGGTACGAACGTGGAGCTCCGGTTGGAAAGTCTTTCCTACTTAAACGGGCTTCCATTCTCCGGAATTGCGCTCGGCGGCCTCTCTGTGGGAGAGCCTCGACCTGATTTCATTCGAACTTTGGAAGGAATCGCCCCTCATGTAGATCGAAATCGACCTCTTTATCTCATGGGAGTCGGTACGGTTCCGGACATTTTGGACGGAGTGAGGAACGGAGTCGATATGTTCGATTGTGTTCTACCCACACGCAACGCAAGAAACGGACAAGTATTCACTTCGAAGGGAAAAATTAACTTGAGAAACGAGAAGTGGAAGTTTTCCGACGAACCTCTAGATTCGGAATGTGAATGTAGAGTCTGTAAGAGATATAGTGTCGGATATCTTAGGCATCTTCACCACGTAAAAGAGCTGACCGCTTTCTCTCTGAGTACGTTCCATAATCTGAGTTTTATGAAGAAGTTTATGTTCGAGCTTCGGCGATCCATTAAAGAAGGAAAATTTGATCGGTTTTCCGCTAAATGGAAAAATTTGTATGAAAGACCGGAAATTTCTCGTTGA
- a CDS encoding Fur family transcriptional regulator, translating into MNKDKEAEILKTVDESVRMEMKTFSDYLQKKGLKITNQRMLVAERIFSLHNHFTAESLLEEFKDQRDKISKATIYRILSIMVEAKLLQEHNFGQDYKYYEHIIGHTHHDHIICVDCGRIVEFVDERIEQLQEQAALGNGFKITGHSLNIYGSCLDPNCPRKK; encoded by the coding sequence ATGAATAAGGATAAGGAAGCCGAAATTCTTAAGACCGTAGACGAATCCGTTCGCATGGAGATGAAAACCTTTTCTGATTATCTTCAAAAGAAAGGATTAAAAATCACAAACCAGCGGATGCTGGTTGCCGAGAGAATTTTCTCTCTTCACAACCATTTTACCGCGGAAAGCCTCCTGGAAGAATTCAAAGACCAGAGAGATAAAATTTCCAAGGCGACCATTTATCGGATTCTATCGATTATGGTGGAAGCGAAACTTCTCCAAGAACATAATTTTGGACAGGATTATAAGTACTACGAACATATCATCGGTCACACTCATCACGATCATATTATTTGTGTAGATTGCGGTCGAATCGTCGAATTTGTGGACGAAAGGATCGAACAGCTCCAGGAGCAGGCCGCTCTCGGAAACGGTTTCAAAATCACAGGACATAGCTTGAATATCTACGGAAGTTGCTTAGATCCCAATTGTCCTCGGAAGAAATGA
- the lptE gene encoding LPS assembly lipoprotein LptE, producing the protein MRLLLLIPIFGIVLNSCAYFAREPGNPPKINGIPIPDSQRTVYIQNFRNNSYGIGLHTQLSDLVKQEINNRGRFIQTREKSLAAYRIYGEISHYQQVGALLDQGGQLLSREMLIICKVELQKAGGERIPLERSEIPARVIYSDQVGYIETEAQAQTRALRILSVRISEELERAWYYSISGKIDE; encoded by the coding sequence ATGCGTCTTCTTTTACTGATCCCGATTTTCGGGATCGTTTTGAATAGTTGTGCTTACTTTGCCCGAGAACCTGGAAATCCTCCGAAAATAAACGGTATTCCAATTCCTGATTCCCAAAGGACGGTCTACATTCAGAATTTCAGAAATAATTCGTACGGGATCGGATTGCATACCCAACTTTCCGATTTAGTAAAACAGGAAATAAATAATCGCGGAAGGTTTATCCAAACGCGGGAAAAATCCCTCGCGGCGTACCGCATTTACGGAGAAATTTCCCACTATCAACAAGTGGGCGCCTTGCTGGATCAAGGCGGGCAATTACTCAGTCGTGAAATGTTGATTATATGCAAGGTGGAACTTCAAAAAGCAGGTGGAGAACGAATCCCATTGGAGAGGTCCGAAATTCCTGCGAGGGTGATTTATTCCGACCAAGTCGGCTATATCGAAACGGAAGCTCAGGCCCAAACTAGAGCTTTGCGCATTCTCTCCGTCCGAATTTCCGAAGAATTAGAGAGAGCTTGGTACTATTCGATTTCCGGAAAGATTGACGAGTGA